The following are encoded together in the Aerococcus mictus genome:
- a CDS encoding DUF2382 domain-containing protein — protein MNKNTVVTGEVEIEKQTHQDTETVSETTRREELDVQDDTGKVIDDDAKK, from the coding sequence GTGAATAAGAATACCGTGGTAACTGGTGAAGTTGAAATTGAAAAACAAACTCACCAAGATACCGAAACTGTTTCTGAAACCACCCGTCGTGAAGAACTTGATGTTCAAGATGACACGGGTAAGGTCATCGATGACGATGCGAAGAAATAG